One genomic window of Limanda limanda chromosome 16, fLimLim1.1, whole genome shotgun sequence includes the following:
- the ednrbb gene encoding endothelin receptor type B: MWAVVLALCLGNVLIGGEASDQHSERVPGTELFETASPGILMREKQKSNGSMHSADSAGPKPPHPPMCLESAGIRDTFKYINTVVSLLVFVVGIVGNVTLLRIIYVNKSMRSGPNILIGSLALGDLIHIVIDIPINAYRLMAEDWPFGLVLCKLVPFIQKTSVGITVLSLCALSVDRYRAVVSWNRIKGIGVSVWTAIEITLIWVVSILLAAPELVGFDMITMNYRDRPLRICLLHPMQTTRFMQFYKSGKDWWLFGFYFCMPLVWTAVFYTLMTRKMLRKTKNVLSDHTKQRLEVAKTVFCLVIVFALCWLPLYLSRILKLTIYDEKDPNRCQLLSAFLVLDYFGINMASLNSCINPIALYIVSKRFQTCFKECLCSLCLPLQAVTHDEVQSVSKSRMQDQAWEQSGSIKAPKQTCTPQPDQENPLLC, encoded by the exons ATGTGGGCCGTGGTTCTTGCTCTTTGTTTGGGGAATGTCCTCATCGGGGGAGAGGCCAGCGATCAGCATTCAGAGCGGGTACCTGGAACTGAGCTCTTTGAAACGGCCTCCCCGGGTATTTTAATGCGAGAAAAGCAGAAATCAAACGGCTCGATGCATTCGGCGGACTCAGCGGGACCAAAACCACCGCACCCTCCCATGTGCCTGGAGTCAGCGGGGATCAGAGACACCTTCAAATATATCAATACTGTGGTTTCACTGCTGGTGTTTGTTGTTGGAATAGTCGGCAACGTTACCTTGCTGAGAATCATCTATGTGAACAAAAGCATGAGGAGTGGACCCAACATACTCATCGGGAGCCTGGCTCTGGGCGATCTGATCCACATTGTGATAGACATCCCAATAAACGCATACAGG CTCATGGCAGAGGATTGGCCTTTTGGTTTAGTGCTGTGCAAACTCGTCCCCTTCATACAGAAAACCTCTGTTGGAATCACAGTGTTGAGCCTGTGTGCTCTGAGTGTTGACAG ATACCGAGCTGTGGTTTCCTGGAATAGAATCAAAGGCATCGGGGTGTCGGTGTGGACAGCGATTGAAATAACTCTGATATGGGTCGTCTCCATCCTGCTGGCTGCGCCTGAACTTGTCGGCTTTGACATGATAACGATGAACTATAGAGACAGGCCACTGAGAATATGTCTGCTTCATCCCATGCAAACCACGCGGTTCATGCAG TTTTATAAATCAGGGAAAGACTGGTGGCTCTTTGGCTTTTACTTCTGCATGCCACTGGTCTGGACGGCCGTCTTCTACACGCTCATGACCAGGAAAATGCTGCGAAAGACTAAGAATGTGTTGAGTGACCACACCAAGCAG AGACTAGAAGTCGCAAAAACGGTCTTCTGCTTGGTGATTGTGTTTGCTCTCTGCTGGCTGCCGCTGTACCTGAGCAGGATCTTGAAATTAACCATATACGACGAGAAAGATCCCAACAGGTGTCAACTGCTGAG tgCCTTTCTCGTCCTGGACTACTTTGGCATCAACATGGCGTCGCTCAACTCGTGCATCAACCCCATCGCGTTGTACATCGTCAGCAAAAGGTTCCAGACATGTTTCAAG GAGTGTCTGTGCAGTTTGTGTCTACCTCTCCAAGCTGTTACCCATGACGAAGTGCAGTCTGTTTCCAAGTCCAGGATGCAGGATCAAGCCTGGGAGCAGAGCGGCAGCATCAAAGCTCCCAAGCAGACATGCACGCCTCAGCCTGATCAGGAGAACCCCTTACTGTGTTAA
- the cnmd gene encoding leukocyte cell-derived chemotaxin 1, protein MGETVEKVHNTTHGYGCFEHCTPLGHSTSSTSAPVSRLLRCGAAVLIVGAVLLLCASVAALYLWKVRDKNVYNVRYSMNINGEVREGSVEIDSDNNLERFKTGSGAGEAVEIHDFQIGITGIRFFRGDKCYIKSQIKANLPHVGANNKETLMLDLMDELTPVRFDEGFLVWVAGDQPLTDTSFLSNKILALCGELPIYWLQPAFPKDGERRKRDTQRAKRQFSVEELEAPTEARDPVSHAEVDAPRVGEGEEEEGAQSTAGSAYNPENPYHRSGAAGEEGAVTFDSMLDHQGICCSACQRSYTHCQRICEPLRGHWPWPYHYRGCQVACRVIMPCRWWVARILGVV, encoded by the exons ATGGGAGAGACTGTGGAGAAAGTCCATAATACCACTCATGGATACGGCTGTTTTGAACACTGCACTCCTCTG GGACACAGCACATCCAGCACCTCTGCTCCGGTCAGTCGCCTCCTGAGATGTGGAGCCGCGGTTCTCATCGTCGGTGCCGTGTTGCTGCTGTGTGCGTCCGTGGCTGCTCTCTACCTGTGGAAAGTCAGAGATAAAAAT GTTTATAATGTGCGTTACAGCATGAACATCAATGGGGAGGTGAGGGAGGGCTCGGTGGAAATTGATTCCGACAACAACCtggagagattcaaaactgggaGCGGCGCCGGGGAAGCGGTGGAGATTCACGACTTTCAAATA GGGATTACTGGAATTCGCTTCTTCCGAGGTGACAAGTGCTACATTAAATCTCAAATCAAAGCCAACCTCCCACACGTGGGAGCGAACAACAAAGAGACGCTAATGCTCGACCTG ATGGATGAATTAACGCCAGTGAGGTTTGACGAGGGGTTCCTGGTTTGGGTGGCAGGAGACCAGCCGCTGACCGACACCAGTTTTCTGAGCAACAAGATTCTGGCTCTTTGTGGGGAACTTCCAATTTACTGGCTCCAACCTGCTTTCCCCAAAG ATGgggaaaggagaaagagagacacgCAGCGAGCCAAGCGGCAGTTTAGCGTGGAGGAGTTGGAGGCGCCTACTGAGGCGAGGGACCCGGTGAGTCACGCTGAGGTCGACGCCCCCAGAGtcggggaaggagaggaggaggagggggctcaGTCGACGGCAGGGTCGGCGTACAATCCTGAAAACCCCTATCAT CGCAGCGGAGCGGCCGGAGAGGAGGGCGCCGTGACCTTTGACTCCATGCTGGACCACCAGGGGATCTGCTGCTCGGCTTGCCAACGCAGCTACACTCACTGTCAGAGGATCTGCGAGCCTCTGCGTGGCCACTGGCCTTGGCCTTACCACTACAGAGGGTGCCAGGTAGCCTGCCGAGTCATTATGCCTTGTCGCTGGTGGGTGGCTCGCATCTTAGGTGTTGTGTGA
- the si:ch211-199f5.1 gene encoding protocadherin-8: protein MRLPTEGEISAKMMMRGRFITYWYRWIIMFSIHQFLFASVAQSDGNTIRYQTNEEDAPGTVIGNLAKDMSLTPSHSSKTNFRMMKQFNDSFIRVRESDGQLTVVERIDRERMCRHTPQCLITFDVVNFSKERYKLIHVEVEVKDINDNSPEFPSRESIVEISENAAVGSRVPLDPAADADVGSNYIQSYQISVNSHFTIDVLLRADGVKYAELVLMKELDRETQAAYTVELVATDGGNPHRSGSTKINIRVTDFNDNSPVFDQNSFSVSLPEDAPVGTVILSLNAVDADEGSNGEVVYGFGKQVSREIRELFHVDSASGRLTLRSPVDFEDKRTYELDVQASDLGSNPSPSVCKIIIHVTDVNDNAPEISITPMTSVTTGVAHISEAAERDSLVALISTLDRDSGVNSQVHCTLFGHDHFKLRQAYEDSYMIVTAAVLDRERISEYNLTVMAEDFGSPPLRRITQYTIRLTDVNDNAPHFAKAVYEVAVVENNAPGAYITTVEAGDADLGNNGKITYRLVDSVIMGSPVNTFVSLNSVSGSIYALRSFNYEVMKVLDVHIQASDGGSPQLQSTAVVRLKIVDQNDNQPSIIAPALYKGSAEVFLPKDAPAGYVVTQIKATDADEGINAQLSFRISEGGHLGFSINKETGKVHVSRQLTYDLTDNVKVTVAVSDSGSPALTSSAIIHLSFIEGSLPSLPSFAPNGGEEPFEWDMSIAIIIVLAGSCSLLLLAIVLITTICSRRRKETRERGCEDKEDMPDVEQVESGHIDSVIANHKGKVFDAHPFPEPPQLANSNTTDTGCEDGRQTAGIFESNSRVAEGKLKGYSTLPGYGKETVRPITIWKGNSFTTISARDPHISGKDSGKGDSDFNDSDSDLSADVHKKESPPMNSLWACTSECKVLGHSDRCWSPSATRPNTSLACAPHLSTFSKTASLPRDSRRENYYPAHLNKPTGLQSVYEKVQHQEFDYILVGPQTPARIQEADEISIPEYANS from the exons ATGAGGCTGCCCACCGAGGGGGAGATCAGCGCGAAGATGATGATGCGGGGGAGATTTATAACTTATTGGTACCGGTGGATTATCATGTTTTCCATCCATCAGTTTTTATTCGCCTCGGTGGCACAGAGCGACGGGAATACTATCCGCTACCAGACCAACGAGGAGGACGCGCCGGGCACGGTCATTGGAAACCTGGCCAAGGACATGTCCTTgactccgtctcactcctccaAGACCAATTTTAGGATGATGAAACAATTCAACGACTCGTTCATCCGGGTGCGGGAGAGCGACGGGCAGCTCACCGTGGTGGAGCGCATCGACCGGGAGCGGATGTGCAGACACACTCCACAGTGCCTCATCACTTTTGACGTGGTGAATTTCTCCAAAGAGCGCTACAAATTGATCCACGtcgaggtggaggtgaaggacaTCAACGACAACTCCCCGGAGTTCCCGAGCCGGGAGTCCATCGTGGAGATCTCGGAGAACGCCGCGGTGGGGTCCCGGGTTCCTCTGGACCCAGCCGCGGACGCAGACGTGGGGTCAAACTACATCCAAAGCTACCAGATCTCCGTCAACAGTCACTTCACCATTGACGTGCTCCTGAGAGCGGATGGGGTTAAATATGCGGAATTGGTGCTAATGAAGGAGCTAGACAGGGAGACGCAGGCGGCGTACACCGTGGAGCTGGTGGCCACGGACGGCGGGAACCCGCACAGATCCGGGTCAACAAAGATCAACATCAGAGTGACGGACTTTAACGACAACAGCCCCGTGTTCGACCAGAACAGCTTCTCGGTGAGTTTGCCCGAGGACGCGCCGGTGGGCACGGTCATCCTGAGCCTGAACGCCGTGGACGCGGACGAGGGTTCGAACGGGGAGGTGGTCTACGGGTTCGGGAAACAGGTATCCCGAGAGATCCGAGAACTTTTCCACGTGGACAGCGCGTCGGGCCGCCTGACGCTCCGGAGCCCCGTGGACTTCGAGGACAAGCGCACCTACGAGCTGGACGTGCAGGCGTCCGACCTGGGCTCCAACCCGAGCCCGTCCGTGTGCAAAATCATCATCCACGTCACCGACGTCAACGACAATGCCCCGGAGATCAGCATCACCCCCATGACCTCCGTCACCACGGGGGTCGCGCACATCAGCGAGGCGGCGGAGCGGGACAGCCTGGTGGCGCTGATCAGCACCTTGGACAGGGACTCGGGGGTGAACAGCCAGGTCCACTGCACCCTGTTCGGACACGACCACTTCAAGCTGCGCCAGGCCTACGAGGACAGCTACATGATCGTGACCGCGGCCGTGCTGGACCGGGAGAGGATCAGCGAGTACAACTTGACCGTCATGGCCGAGGACTTCGGGTCCCCGCCGCTGAGGAGGATCACCCAGTACACCATCCGGCTCACCGACGTGAACGACAACGCCCCTCACTTTGCCAAGGCTGTGTACGAAGTGGCCGTGGTGGAGAACAACGCTCCGGGCGCGTACATCACCACGGTGGAGGCCGGCGACGCGGATCTGGGCAACAACGGCAAAATCACCTACAGGCTGGTGGACAGCGTCATCATGGGCTCCCCGGTGAACACCTTCGTGTCTCTGAACTCGGTGTCTGGCTCCATATACGCGCTGAGGAGCTTTAATTACGAGGTGATGAAAGTGCTGGACGTGCACATCCAGGCCAGCGACGGGGGGTCACCACAGCTGCAGAGCACAGCTGTGGTCCGGCTAAAGATAGTTGATCAAAATGACAACCAGCCCTCCATCATCGCGCCGGCGCTTTACAAAGGCTCCGCCGAGGTTTTCCTGCCCAAAGACGCACCTGCGGGTTATGTGGTCACCCAGATAAAGGCCACAGATGCAGATGAGGGCATAAACGCACAGCTGTCCTTTAGAATCTCAGAGGGGGGGCACCTGGGCTTCTCCATCAACAAGGAGACAGGGAAGGTGCACGTGAGCAGACAGCTGACATATGATCTCACAGACAATGTCAAAGTCACAGTGGCGGTCAGTGACAGTGGCTCCCCGGCACTCACCTCCTCAGCCATTATACACTTGAGCTTTATAGAAGGGAGCCTCCCCAGCTTGCCTTCCTTCGCCCCCAATGGTGGCGAGGAGCCCTTTGAATGGGACATGTCCATAGCCATCATCATTGTGCTGGCAGggagctgctctctcctcctgctggctATCGTTCTCATTACAACCATTTGCAGCCGCAGGAGGAAAGAGACCAGGGAGAGGGGGTGCGAGGATAAAGAAGACATGCCCGACGTGGAGCAAGTGGAGAGCGGGCACATCGATTCAGTGATTGCCAACCACAAAGGGAAAGTGTTTGATGCCCATCCATTTCCAGAGCCGCCGCAGTTGgccaacagcaacacaacagacacaggcTGCGAAGATGGCAGGCAGACAGCAggcatctttgagtccaacagCAGGGTGGCGGAGGGGAAATTAAAG GGTTATTCGACGCTGCCAGGATATGGGAAGGAAACCGTCAGGCCCATAACGATATGGAAGGGTAATTCCTTCACGACAATCTCAGCAAGAGATCCTCACATCAGCGGCAAGGACAGCGGGAAAGGAGACAGCGACTTCAACGACAGCGACTCGGACCTGAGTGCAGACGTGCACAAGAAAGAGTCGCCGCCGATGAACA GTCTCTGGGCGTGCACGAGCGAGTGCAAAGTGCTGGGACACTCGGACCGCTGCTGGAGCCCCTCGGCCACGAGGCCCAACACCAGCCTGGCCTGCGCGCCGCACCTGTCCACGTTCTCCAAGACGGCTTCGCTCCCCCGGGACAGCAGGAGGGAGAACTACTACCCGGCCCACTTGAACAAACCCACCGGGCTGCAGAGCGTGTACGAAAAAGTCCAACACCAGGAATTTGATTACATCCTCGTCGGTCCGCAGACCCCGGCCAGGATACAGGAAGCGGATGAGATATCGATTCCGGAGTATGCGAActcttaa